A stretch of the Amycolatopsis sp. BJA-103 genome encodes the following:
- a CDS encoding SGNH/GDSL hydrolase family protein yields MYGFDSYVAIGDSFTEGLNDDLPDGTFRGWADRLAEILAEGRPDFQYANLALRGKMLDEILEEQLPIALAVKPDLVTLCAGGNDIIVPGADVDAVAARLEAGVAKLRDAGIPVLIFNGPDTKYLSVMHVLRGKVGIYNAHLWAIADRHGAKMVDMWAMGPLHDRRAWSDDRLHFTPEAHRRIALRAAEVLGVPVADDWREPWPASEQPSTWITSRRSDLEWTKAHLLPWIRRQLKGESMGDGLSPKRPELAPLLPLEQIESAAVSLPTEQQLRAAREIHHHAS; encoded by the coding sequence GTGTACGGATTCGACAGCTACGTGGCGATCGGTGACAGCTTCACCGAAGGACTCAACGACGATCTGCCCGACGGCACCTTCAGGGGCTGGGCGGACAGGCTCGCGGAGATCCTGGCCGAAGGCAGGCCCGATTTCCAGTACGCGAACCTCGCCCTCCGCGGGAAGATGCTCGACGAGATCCTCGAAGAGCAGTTGCCGATCGCCCTGGCGGTGAAGCCCGACCTGGTCACCCTGTGCGCGGGCGGCAACGACATCATCGTGCCCGGCGCGGACGTGGACGCCGTCGCCGCGCGGCTGGAGGCGGGGGTCGCCAAGCTGCGCGATGCCGGGATCCCGGTGCTCATCTTCAACGGGCCGGACACCAAGTACCTGTCCGTCATGCACGTCCTGCGCGGCAAGGTCGGCATCTACAACGCGCATCTGTGGGCGATCGCCGACCGCCACGGCGCGAAGATGGTCGACATGTGGGCGATGGGCCCGCTGCACGACCGCCGCGCCTGGAGCGACGACAGGCTGCACTTCACCCCCGAGGCCCACCGGCGGATCGCGCTGCGCGCGGCCGAGGTCCTCGGCGTCCCGGTCGCCGACGACTGGCGCGAGCCGTGGCCGGCGTCCGAGCAGCCGAGTACCTGGATCACTTCGCGCCGCTCCGACCTCGAATGGACGAAGGCGCACCTGCTGCCGTGGATCCGGCGTCAGCTCAAGGGCGAGTCCATGGGCGACGGCCTGTCCCCGAAGCGCCCCGAACTCGCGCCGCTGCTCCCGCTGGAGCAGATCGAGTCCGCGGCCGTCTCCCTCCCGACCGAGCAACAGCTGCGAGCGGCGCGGGAGATCCACCACCACGCGAGCTGA
- a CDS encoding OmpA family protein: protein MPGTRWSRLLPTALLVTLALTAISVWSASDDIEAELSARAKDALADVGVSGGQVSFSGRDASLAGFPPDKAAQAMDAIQRIDGVRTVEISGDTAPPTGPVTTSGEPPSPSPAPSSPPSSPAPTSAKPTDKAGFQAEIDRLLAATPITFEPDTTELTADGERGALEIAKLLTDAPAGVRFRITGQVATGSDRKLSMSRALTVERLLERNGVKRDQAYSTQRRTSDGANGEGRRVDITAEQR from the coding sequence ATGCCCGGTACACGCTGGAGCCGCTTGCTGCCTACAGCGCTGCTGGTCACGCTCGCCTTGACGGCGATTTCCGTCTGGTCGGCCTCGGATGACATCGAGGCCGAGCTTTCGGCGCGCGCGAAGGACGCGCTCGCCGATGTCGGTGTCTCCGGCGGTCAGGTGAGTTTCTCGGGCCGCGACGCGAGCCTCGCCGGTTTCCCGCCGGACAAGGCCGCGCAGGCGATGGACGCCATCCAGCGGATCGACGGGGTCCGCACGGTCGAGATCTCCGGCGACACCGCCCCGCCCACCGGCCCGGTGACCACCAGCGGCGAGCCACCGAGCCCGTCGCCCGCTCCGTCGAGCCCACCGTCCAGTCCTGCGCCGACGTCGGCCAAGCCGACGGACAAGGCCGGGTTCCAGGCCGAGATCGACCGCCTGCTGGCGGCCACCCCCATCACGTTCGAGCCGGACACCACCGAACTGACCGCGGACGGCGAGCGCGGCGCGCTCGAGATCGCGAAGCTGCTCACGGACGCGCCCGCCGGGGTGCGGTTCCGGATCACCGGGCAGGTGGCGACCGGTTCGGACAGGAAGCTCTCGATGAGCCGGGCACTGACGGTGGAGCGGCTGCTGGAGCGCAACGGGGTCAAACGCGACCAGGCGTACTCCACCCAACGCAGGACCTCCGACGGCGCGAACGGCGAGGGCCGCCGCGTCGACATCACGGCAGAACAGAGGTGA
- a CDS encoding DUF6932 family protein, with translation MALPYWTPHNLLPPGRHPADLADVYERLVFDAPHQNDREILFSALNSYLGVARRIMPTGRAWIGGDLTARTPHAPLGLDVVLIPDEWGALKRLDDTGRSALYGLLTLRGVIVGQPAMYLDQVQPVGGMLDGFLCRPGDEEIWEEVWASGGRGIPEVIW, from the coding sequence TTGGCGCTCCCGTATTGGACGCCGCACAACCTGCTGCCTCCGGGCCGCCACCCCGCCGATCTGGCCGACGTCTACGAACGGCTGGTCTTCGACGCACCGCACCAGAACGACCGTGAAATCCTGTTCAGCGCGTTGAACAGTTATCTGGGGGTCGCCCGGCGGATCATGCCGACCGGCCGCGCGTGGATCGGCGGAGATCTGACCGCCAGGACCCCGCACGCGCCGCTCGGGCTCGACGTGGTGCTGATCCCCGACGAATGGGGCGCGCTCAAACGGCTCGACGACACGGGCCGCTCGGCGCTCTACGGGCTGCTGACGTTGCGGGGGGTCATCGTCGGCCAGCCCGCCATGTATCTCGACCAGGTGCAGCCCGTCGGCGGCATGCTCGACGGCTTCCTCTGCCGCCCCGGCGACGAGGAGATCTGGGAAGAAGTGTGGGCATCGGGTGGCAGGGGAATTCCGGAAGTGATCTGGTGA
- a CDS encoding AfsR/SARP family transcriptional regulator, with amino-acid sequence MGESGSPARFQLLGPVRLLDGERPVPVGGPGVRGLLALLALKVNKVVGLDEIIDALWGHDPPATARTIVHGNVSHLRRVLRDIQGDHPRGAQILTAPPGYQLTVEPGRIDVHRARSLLERASTEDPDKASELLAEALALWQGPALAGVPGSVRAPELEDLRLAVHGARVDADLELGRHAELIVELSPLVRAKPLAERTAGQLMRALYHAGRRGDALELYRTVSRATLRTLGVEPGADLRWLHERVLNDDLPVKVVEDAKAEAHPVQQLPPAVPSLAGREADLAWLDDLAERAEAGETAVGVVSGTAGIGKSSLVVWWAHRAARRFPDGILFASLRGFDPQHPPLEPADLLTQFLFGLGVPADGIPEQVHERIALYRSMIAGRRMLVILDNARSADQVRPLLPPGSRSMTLVTSRSRLDGLAVSNAAKLRVLGTLAPGDAVRLIEELAGPAGFDLNHALARLCGYLPLALRIAGARLAASAQWSAQDLVDELGNERTRLAALDVEGPDDGVRAAFDVSFRGLPTDVANTFLRLGVVQVVSAGSHLTAAIGDITVGEARRHLRVLAAHNLLAETGRDSFVPHDLVRLFLRELAENELDEEDREDVLSRSVRFYQAVADRARRKMLRIVDPLDFTDALSDAQMPPLNSFAEAQDWFTAEWANLLEVLEAARAGGRHDDVWRLARVAHTYRAVYPLLDDWKRLVEIGLEAAERSGDVLGRCWMLISRCAIALTFELPQGCLADAERALELASAIGDNRLMVSANIHLGCALTLLARYDEAIATLRQAVEETDRTGDLELRGQALNNCAEAEKRAGRFIEAIGHQIASLEIDRTLGDESYVVVSLNNLAELSMRIGELAAAERYVWEAVDLTISRRFVLQEGVLRLTLGRVLRAGSDVDGAREQFAIALKILSDANPKLAALVRAELTDLGEGP; translated from the coding sequence ATGGGCGAAAGCGGTTCCCCTGCCCGCTTCCAACTCCTCGGTCCCGTGCGGCTCCTCGACGGCGAACGGCCGGTCCCCGTCGGCGGTCCCGGCGTCCGCGGACTGCTCGCGCTGCTGGCCCTGAAAGTCAACAAAGTCGTCGGGCTCGACGAGATCATCGACGCGCTCTGGGGGCACGACCCGCCCGCCACCGCCCGCACGATCGTCCACGGCAACGTCTCCCACCTGCGGCGCGTGCTCCGGGACATCCAGGGCGACCATCCGCGCGGCGCCCAGATCCTCACCGCGCCGCCCGGGTACCAGCTCACCGTCGAACCCGGCCGGATCGACGTCCACCGTGCCCGGTCGCTGCTGGAGCGGGCGTCCACCGAAGACCCGGACAAGGCGTCCGAGCTGCTCGCCGAGGCCCTCGCGCTCTGGCAGGGACCGGCGCTGGCCGGAGTGCCGGGGTCCGTCCGCGCCCCCGAACTGGAGGACCTGCGGCTCGCCGTCCACGGTGCCAGGGTCGACGCGGATCTCGAACTCGGCAGGCACGCGGAACTGATCGTCGAGCTCAGCCCGCTGGTCCGGGCCAAGCCGCTCGCCGAACGCACGGCCGGTCAGCTGATGCGCGCGCTCTATCACGCCGGGCGCCGCGGTGACGCGCTCGAGCTCTATCGCACGGTGTCCCGGGCGACGCTGCGCACGCTCGGCGTCGAACCCGGCGCGGATCTGCGCTGGCTGCACGAACGCGTCCTGAACGACGACCTGCCGGTCAAGGTCGTCGAGGACGCGAAAGCCGAAGCGCATCCCGTCCAGCAGTTGCCGCCCGCCGTGCCGAGCCTGGCCGGGCGCGAGGCCGATCTCGCCTGGCTCGACGATCTCGCCGAGCGGGCCGAAGCGGGCGAGACCGCGGTCGGCGTGGTCTCCGGGACCGCGGGGATCGGCAAGAGCAGCCTGGTGGTGTGGTGGGCGCATCGCGCCGCCCGCCGCTTCCCCGACGGCATCCTTTTCGCCTCGCTGCGGGGTTTCGACCCGCAGCACCCGCCGCTGGAGCCCGCCGATCTGCTCACGCAGTTCCTGTTCGGGCTCGGCGTCCCCGCCGACGGCATCCCCGAGCAGGTCCACGAACGCATCGCCCTCTACCGCTCGATGATCGCCGGTCGCCGGATGCTGGTGATCCTCGACAACGCGCGTTCGGCCGATCAGGTGCGGCCGCTGCTGCCGCCCGGCTCGCGGTCGATGACGCTGGTGACCAGCCGCTCCAGGCTCGACGGACTCGCCGTGTCCAACGCCGCCAAACTGCGTGTCCTCGGCACGCTCGCGCCCGGTGACGCCGTCCGGCTGATCGAGGAACTCGCCGGGCCGGCCGGATTCGACCTCAACCACGCGCTCGCCCGGCTCTGCGGTTATCTCCCGCTCGCGCTGCGGATCGCGGGCGCGCGGCTCGCCGCCAGCGCGCAGTGGTCCGCGCAGGACCTGGTCGACGAACTCGGCAACGAGCGGACGCGGCTGGCCGCCCTCGACGTCGAGGGCCCCGACGACGGGGTCCGCGCGGCGTTCGACGTCTCGTTCCGGGGGCTTCCCACCGACGTCGCGAACACGTTCCTGCGGCTCGGCGTGGTCCAGGTCGTCTCGGCCGGTTCTCATCTGACGGCCGCGATCGGCGACATCACCGTCGGCGAGGCGCGGCGGCATCTGCGGGTGCTCGCCGCGCACAACCTGCTCGCCGAAACCGGCCGCGATTCCTTCGTGCCGCACGACCTCGTCCGCCTGTTCCTGCGCGAGCTGGCGGAGAACGAACTCGACGAGGAAGACCGCGAAGACGTGCTGTCGCGGTCGGTGCGGTTCTATCAGGCCGTCGCCGACCGGGCGCGGCGGAAGATGCTGCGGATCGTCGACCCCCTCGACTTCACCGACGCGTTGAGTGACGCGCAGATGCCGCCGCTGAACTCCTTCGCCGAAGCGCAGGACTGGTTCACCGCGGAATGGGCGAACCTGCTGGAGGTCCTCGAAGCCGCCCGTGCCGGCGGGCGCCACGACGACGTCTGGCGGCTGGCCAGGGTCGCGCACACCTATCGCGCGGTGTACCCGTTGCTGGACGACTGGAAGCGGCTGGTCGAGATCGGGCTGGAGGCCGCCGAGCGGTCCGGTGACGTCCTCGGCCGGTGCTGGATGCTGATTTCGCGCTGCGCCATCGCGCTCACCTTCGAACTGCCGCAGGGCTGCCTCGCCGACGCCGAACGCGCGCTGGAACTCGCGAGCGCGATCGGCGACAACCGGCTGATGGTCTCGGCGAACATCCATCTCGGCTGCGCGCTGACTCTCCTCGCCCGGTACGACGAGGCCATCGCGACGCTGCGGCAGGCGGTCGAGGAGACCGACCGGACCGGAGACCTCGAACTGCGCGGGCAGGCGCTCAACAACTGCGCGGAGGCCGAAAAGCGGGCGGGGCGGTTCATCGAGGCGATCGGGCACCAGATCGCCTCGCTGGAGATCGACCGGACCCTCGGCGACGAAAGCTACGTCGTCGTCTCGCTGAACAACCTGGCCGAACTGAGCATGAGGATCGGCGAACTCGCCGCCGCCGAGCGATACGTCTGGGAAGCCGTAGACCTGACGATCAGCAGGCGGTTCGTCCTCCAGGAGGGCGTGCTGAGGCTGACACTGGGCAGAGTGCTGCGGGCCGGGTCGGATGTGGACGGTGCCCGCGAGCAGTTCGCGATCGCGCTGAAGATCCTCTCCGACGCCAATCCGAAGCTCGCCGCGCTGGTCCGCGCGGAACTCACGGACCTCGGCGAAGGTCCGTGA